The Podospora pseudopauciseta strain CBS 411.78 chromosome 2 map unlocalized CBS411.78m_2, whole genome shotgun sequence genome has a window encoding:
- a CDS encoding uncharacterized protein (EggNog:ENOG503NXA6; COG:S), which produces MSWLTTLSGYLTPGFLVLSPLLSYSDQAYSMHRAKSSAGFSLDIPLIMLVASLLRIFYYPGAKFDIALLIQSLVMTVMQVVLLKIALDHRPAPSSKGGDAAVPFAKVNERERQRPFNFWQWRSPKPYWQFIMSLFVGLVACELLLSPIPSVYQGYSSLIGYIGLAVEAILPLPQIIANAKSRSCKGFRFSVLASWLLGDSMKMFWFFTSKTTIPWAFKLCGIFQACCDSFLGVQYWMYGKGPTEIKEHELPSTATWAEPKADIFAGGRRRGTSVLQAQKTT; this is translated from the exons atGAGCTGGTTAACCACCTTGTCGGGGTATCTGACCCCGGGGTTCCTCGTGCTGTCACCGCTGCTCTCGTACAGTGACCAGGCCTACTCGATGCACCGCGCAAAGTCGAGCGCCGGCTTCTCGCTCGACATACCCCTCATCATGCTTGTGGCCTCGCTGCTCAG GATATTCTACTACCCTGGTGCCAAATTCGACATTGCCCTCCTTATACAATCGCTTGTCATGACCGTCATGCAGGTCGTTCTTCTCAAGATTGCGCTCGACCATCGCCCCGCGCCCTCGTCAAAGGGCGGTGACGCTGCTGTCCCCTTCGCCAAAGTAAATGAGCGAGAGAGACAACGGCCGTTCAACTTTTGGCAGTGGAGGTCTCCCAAACC ATACTGGCAGTTTATAATGTCCCTGTTTGTCGGCCTGGTGGCTTGCGAGCTCTTGCTCTCCCCTATTCCGTCGGTGTACCAGGGGTATTCTTCCTTGATCGGCTACATCGGGCTCGCTGTTGAGGCTATACTGCCTCTGCCACAGATTATCGCCAATGCGAAGTCCCGGTCCTGCAAAGGTTTCCGGTTCTCCGTCTTGGCCAGCTGGCTGCTCGGTGACAGCATGAAGATGTTTTGGTTCTTCACCTCCAAGACGACCATCCCATGGGCGTTCAAGCTCTGCGGTATCTTCCAGGCCTGCTGTGACTCCTTTCTTGGGGTTCAATACTGGATGTATGGAAAAGGCCCAACTGAGATCAAGGAGCATGAGCTGCCCAGCACGGCGACTTGGGCCGAGCCCAAGGCCGATATTTTTGCAGGCGGGCGCCGCAGAGGTACTTCGGTGCTCCAAGCTCAAAAGACGACATGA